From Erigeron canadensis isolate Cc75 chromosome 8, C_canadensis_v1, whole genome shotgun sequence, one genomic window encodes:
- the LOC122578469 gene encoding uncharacterized protein LOC122578469, whose amino-acid sequence MGKRRSPPILQKVSNLIKVSIFIAKMRLVYLKKSAKLKGLNHYNSYYKYIQERQFSPSSTPLISFRKRKSNGEASVYSVWFLSCFSGQHDDENYSSYDQSTTAIMKVEEKDGNYLELLYEGVEEDSVDERADKFIERFYEEMKRQRRESSSSSIS is encoded by the coding sequence ATGGGCAAAAGAAGATCACCACCCATTTTACAAAAGGTCTCGAATCTCATCAAGGTATCCATTTTCATAGCTAAAATGAGGTTGGTTTATCTTAAAAAATCAGCCAAGTTGAAAGGTTTAAACCACTACAATAGTTATTATAAGTACATTCAAGAACGTCAGTTCTCTCCTTCAAGCACTCCTCTTATTAGTTTTCGTAAGCGGAAATCGAATGGGGAGGCTTCAGTGTATTCGGTTTGGTTTCTTTCGTGTTTCAGTGGCCAGCATGACGATGAGAATTATTCATCATATGATCAATCTACTACTGCCATTATGAAAGTGGAGGAGAAAGATGGTAATTATTTAGAGTTACTATATGAAGGAGTAGAAGAAGATTCGGTAGATGAAAGGGCTGACAAGTTTATTGAAAGGTTTTATGAAGAGATGAAAAGGCAAAGAAGGGagtcatcttcatcatcgatcaGCTAA
- the LOC122579676 gene encoding 50S ribosomal protein L15, chloroplastic, protein MASILSLTSSPSSSSSSLLTSSSFKGNISKLTSRISQITLQHINNKLPSVVRASKIPTAVVSSNVRLRLDNLGPQPGSRKNRKRKGRGHAAGQGGSCGFGMRGQKSRSGPGVRRGFEGGQMPLYRRLPKLRGIAGGMSAGLSKYVPVNLKDIETAGFQEGEEVSLESLKEKGLINPSGRERRLPLKILGDGEVSVKLTFKARAFSAQAKEKLEAAGCSLTVLPGRKKWVKPSVTKNLARADEYFAKKRAAATAAAGESSESTA, encoded by the exons ATGGCTTCAATCTTGTCACTAACCTcctctccttcttcttcttcttcttcactgctcacatcatcatcattcaaaGGAAACATTTCAAAACTCACCTCAAGAATCTCCCAAATTACCCTTCAACACATAAACAACAAACTGCCATCAGTTGTAAGGGCTAGTAAAATTCCTACAGCTGTTGTGAGCTCAAATGTAAGGCTTAGGCTTGACAACCTGGGACCACAACCGGGTTCGAGAAAAAACCGGAAGAGAAAAGGGAGAGGACATGCTGCTGGACAAGGAGGGAGTTGTGGGTTTGGAATGCGAGGTCAAAAGTCAAGGTCTGGTCCTGGTGTTCGTCGAGGTTTTGAAGGTGGTCAAATGCCGCTTTATCGCAGACTTCCTAAGCTAAGGGGTATTGCTGGAG GAATGTCTGCTGGACTATCAAAATATGTACCGGTGAACTTGAAAGATATTGAAACTGCTGGATTCCAAGAAGGGGAAGAGGTTTCACTGGAGTCACTGAAAGAGAAGGGTTTGATCAATCCATCAGGAAGAGAAAGAAGACTTCCTTTGAAG ATTCTTGGTGACGGTGAAGTGAGTGTAAAATTGACGTTCAAGGCTCGTGCCTTTTCTGCACAAGCAAAAGAGAAGCTTGAAGCTGCTGGCTGTTCATTGACCGTGTTACCAGGCCGTAAGAAATGGGTCAAACCATCCGTCACTAAGAACCTAGCTCGTGCAGATGAATACTTTGCCAAGAAACGAGCGGCTGCGACGGCAGCTGCTGGTGAGTCATCTGAATCTACTGCTTAG
- the LOC122578467 gene encoding chaperone protein dnaJ 15-like — protein MGGTKVEGGSSSAAAAANRRDPYEVLNVSKEASDQDIKSAYRKLALKYHPDKNADNPVASELFKEVAYSYNILSDPEKRRQYDNSGFEAVDADGTDMEIDLSNLGTVNTMFAALFSKLGVPIKTTISANVLEDALSGTVTIKPLPLGSSVSGKVEKQSAHFYGINVTEEQAQAGIIVRVTSGAQSKFKLLYFEQDNGGGYNLALQEDSEKTGKVTSAGMYFLHFQVYRMDSSVNALAMAKDPEAAFFKRLEGLQPCEVSEIKAGIHIFAVYGDNFFKTASYTIEAVCAATYESSTHKLKDIEQQILRKRTDLRQFETEYRKALAQFEEVTNRYTQEKQNVDDLLKLRDNIQSSFTSNKTVISGSKVSNGGNKPEESSPSEEDGKKSAKKRWFNLSLKLSADKKQRD, from the exons atgggAGGTACAAAAGTAGAGGGGGGATCATcctctgctgctgctgctgctaatCGAAGGGATCCATATGAAGTTTTGAATGTTTCAAAAGAAGCTTCTGATCAAGATATCAAATCTGCTTACAGAAAACTTGCCCTCAA GTATCACCCCGATAAGAATGCTGATAATCCTGTAGCCTCGGAACTATTTAAGGAGGTTGCGTATTCTTATAACATTTTATCTGATCCCGAGAAAAGAAGGCAATATGATAATTCAGGGTTTGAG GCTGTCGATGCTGATGGCACAGACATGGAAATTGATTTATCTAACCTTGGAACAGTTAACACGATGTTTGCAGCATTATTCAG TAAGCTTGGGGTTCCTATTAAGACAACTATTTCCGCCAATGTTCTTGAAGATGCTTTGAGTGGAACCGTCACAATCAAACCCCTTCCGCTAGGATCATCAGTTAGTGGAAAG GTAGAGAAACAATCTGCTCACTTTTATGGTATCAATGTTACTGAGGAACAAGCTCAAGCAGGGATAATAGTTAGAGTTACTTCAGGGGCCCAAAGCAAATTTAAG CTACTGTATTTTGAGCAAGACAATGGTGGGGGCTATAACCTGGCATTGCAG GAAGACAGTGAGAAGACGGGGAAGGTGACATCTGCAGGGATGTATTTCTTGCATTTTCAAGTATATAGAATGGATTCAAGTGTTAATGCG TTAGCAATGGCGAAGGACCCAGAAGCTGCTTTCTTTAAAAGATTGGAAGGTCTCCAGCCATGTGAGGTCTCAGAAATAAAAGCTGGGATCCACATATTTGCAGTATATG GCGATAATTTTTTCAAGACTGCATCCTACACGATAGAAGCTGTATGTGCGGCGACATATGAGAGCTCAACTCATAAGCTCAAGGATATTGAACAACAGATTTTAAGAAAGAGAACGGATTTACGCCAATTTGAAACCGAGTatagaaag GCTTTGGCACAATTTGAAGAAGTGACCAATAGATACACTCAGGAAAAGCAGAAT GTGGACGACCTTCTAAAACTACGAGACAACATCCAATCATCTTTCACGTCTAATAAGACGGTAATTTCTGGGAGTAAAGTCAGTAATGGAGGTAATAAACCCGAAGAAAGCAGCCCTAGTGAAGAAGATGGCAAAAAGTCTGCAAAGAAGAGATGGTTCAATCTTAGCCTCAAATTATCTGCCGATAAAAAGCAACGTGATTAA
- the LOC122578468 gene encoding transcription factor MYB62-like translates to MRATNKMTNSCKEGEFDQLKRGPWTIEEDNLLIRYISCHGEGRWNSLAKSAGLNRTGKSCRLRWLNYLKPDTKRGNLTPQEQLLILELHSKWGNRWSKIAQHLPGRTDNEIKNYWRTRVQKQARHLKIDSTSKRFVEALQRFWMPRLLEKVEQNSSSTSSSSSSSTSASTSTIDQTEQYKLNPNPQLYEQTRFATSSPELSSSKESSSSSICISSDDSSDEKMLPQQLLLPHDDDMSQLLYNVEDTTAANLYNSSSLDDHQNMNYYYNVDTSEFDNMGFGQQPDDIMSADALNFQVADTDWISSDDITADTYWNMDELWQFRM, encoded by the exons ATGAGGGCTACCAACAAAATGACTAATTCTTGCAAAGAGGGAGAGTTTGATCAATTAAAAAGAGGACCATGGACAATTGAGGAAGACAATCTTCTTATCCGCTATATAAGTTGTCATGGCGAGGGCCGTTGGAATTCCCTAGCTAAATCAGCAG GATTGAACAGAACCGGTAAAAGTTGTAGGCTAAGATGGTTGAATTATCTAAAACCAGATACCAAGCGTGGGAATCTCACACCACAAGAACAACTCTTGATCCTTGAACTCCATTCCAAGTGGGGTAATAG ATGGTCCAAAATTGCACAACATTTGCCAGGAAGAACAGACAACGAGATAAAAAACTATTGGAGAACAAGGGTACAAAAACAAGCTCGCCACCTTAAGATCGACTCTACTAGCAAGAGATTTGTCGAAGCACTTCAACGATTTTGGATGCCAAGATTGCTTGAGAAAGTAGAGCAAAATTCATCATCaacgtcatcatcatcatcatcatccacatCAGCTTCCACTTCAACTATTGATCAAACCGAACAATATAAACTAAATCCTAATCCACAACTATACGAACAAACCCGATTTGCTACGTCATCACCAGAACTATCAAGCAGCAAAGAGTCCAGCTCATCAAGCATTTGCATATCATCAGATGATTCTAGTGATGAGAAGATGTTGCCCCAACAACTACTACTGCCTCATGATGATGACATGTCACAGCTGCTTTATAATGTAGAAGACACTACTGCTGCTAATTTATATAATTCATCATCACTTGATGATCATCAGAACATGAACTACTACTATAATGTGGATACAAGTGAGTTTGACAATATGGGGTTTGGGCAGCAGCCAGATGACATAATGTCAGCTGATGCCTTAAACTTCCAGGTGGCAGACACTGATTGGATAAGCAGTGATGATATAACAGCTGACACATATTGGAACATGGATGAATTGTGGCAATTCAGGATGTAG
- the LOC122578466 gene encoding lactamase-like protein ptaB isoform X2 has protein sequence MATYKLAAIIRNPENKQEFVIVKQTPPPKYNDNEYDSHVDSDLFDLPSATLSPFSSEESNSSPQFTLQGQESCSQKIDLNKFDLHSSLTQVLEQVGFGSVNEVEWKFFKFVDEPNFGPGYPVETVYVTGDLVSSVGILKDHCQWSCNESCLDLLLHVKPNGNRVGPLVVEGLFKDSIKSDSLKLPPTLSCQEYPPGVNVMPMGSRTAKPYRTTNLIVFAPGNNDVSTESGAFVAQGDAMIVDPGCRSEFNTELAEIIAALPPKLIVFVTHHHRDHVDGLSTVQKSNPDACLLVHKNTMGRIRKEDWSNGYTEVSGTEEICIGGERLKIISAPGHTDGHLALLHVSTNSLIVGDHCVGQGSALLDINSGGNMSDYFQTTYKFIDLSPNVLISMHGRVNLWPKHMLCGYLKNRRNREDTILKAIEAGSNTLFDIVACTYADVDRALWVHAASNVRLHVDHLAHQKKLPKDFSFENFGSSCSEFSAQVGKL, from the exons atggCAACATACAAGCTGGCTGCAATCATCAGAAACCCTGAAAATAAACAGGAATTCGTAATTGTGAAACAAACACCGCCTCCTAAGTACAATGACAACGAATACGACTCGCATGTTGACTCTGACCTCTTTGACTTACCCTCAGCTACCTTATCCCCATTTTCATCGGAGGAATCAAATTCATCACCTCAATTTACACTTCAAGGTCAAGAATCGTGTTCACAGAAAATCGATTTAAACAAATTTGACCTTCATTCTTCTCTCACCCAG GTTTTGGAACAAGTTGGATTTGGATCAGTTAATGAGGTTGAGTGgaagttttttaagtttgtcgACGAACCTAATTTTGGACCTGGTTATCCCGTTGAGACTGTTTATGTTACAGGAGACCTTGTATCTAGTGTTGGGATTTTGAAAG ATCATTGTCAATGGAGTTGCAATGAAAGTTGTCTTGATTTGCTTCTTCATGTAAAGCCAAATGGGAATCGTGTCGGGCCTTTAGTTGTTGAGGGTTTATTCAAAGACTCAATAAAATCTGATTCATTGAAATTGCCCCCAACCTTGTCTTGCCAG GAGTACCCTCCTGGTGTAAACGTTATGCCTATGGGAAGCAGAACAGCAAAACCTTATCGTACGACAAATTTGATTGTATTTGCACCTGGGAATAATGATGTCAGTACCGAGAGTGGTGCTTTTGTTGCTCAGGGTGATGCCATGATAGTAGATCCGGGTTGTCGATCTGAGTTCAATACAGAG CTTGCAGAAATCATTGCTGCTTTACCACCTAAGTTAATTGTCTTTGTCACTCATCATCATCGGGATCATGTCGATG GTCTTTCCACTGTTCAGAAGAGCAATCCTGATGCTTGTCTATTAGTCCACAAAAACACCATGGGCCGCATTAGAAAAG AAGATTGGTCTAATGGTTATACGGAAGTTTCTGGAACAGAAGAGATTTGCATTGGTGGGGAGAGATTAAAAATTATTTCTGCTCCA GGGCATACAGATGGACATCTGGCATTGCTTCATGTTAGCACTAATTCCTTAATTGTTGGCGATCATTGTGTAGG ACAAGGAAGTGCGCTTTTGGATATCAATTCCGGTGGAAATATGAGT GATTATTTTCAAACCACTTACAAATTTATAGACCTTTCACCGAATGTTTTGATCTCCATGCACGGGAGGGTTAATCTGTGGCCAAAACACATGCTTTGTGGATATCTCAA GAACAGGAGAAATAGAGAAGATACCATATTAAAAGCCATTGAAGCAGGTTCAAATACGTTGTTTGACATCGTTGCATGTACATATGCTGATGTTGACCGTGCTCTTTGGGTTCATGCTGCATCTAATGTGAGACTTCATGTTGACCATCTTGCACATCAGAAGAAGTTGCCAAAG GACTTCTCTTTTGAAAACTTCGGCAGCAGTTGTTCTGAATTTTCTGCCCAAGTGGGTAAATTATAA
- the LOC122578466 gene encoding uncharacterized protein LOC122578466 isoform X1 — protein MATYKLAAIIRNPENKQEFVIVKQTPPPKYNDNEYDSHVDSDLFDLPSATLSPFSSEESNSSPQFTLQGQESCSQKIDLNKFDLHSSLTQVLEQVGFGSVNEVEWKFFKFVDEPNFGPGYPVETVYVTGDLVSSVGILKDHCQWSCNESCLDLLLHVKPNGNRVGPLVVEGLFKDSIKSDSLKLPPTLSCQEYPPGVNVMPMGSRTAKPYRTTNLIVFAPGNNDVSTESGAFVAQGDAMIVDPGCRSEFNTELAEIIAALPPKLIVFVTHHHRDHVDGLSTVQKSNPDACLLVHKNTMGRIRKEDWSNGYTEVSGTEEICIGGERLKIISAPGHTDGHLALLHVSTNSLIVGDHCVGQGSALLDINSGGNMSDYFQTTYKFIDLSPNVLISMHGRVNLWPKHMLCGYLKNRRNREDTILKAIEAGSNTLFDIVACTYADVDRALWVHAASNVRLHVDHLAHQKKLPKEFSVQKFQSTCKVHFISRWMWACFRSSVCQSNINLRTAMLIGAVTASGIAMWYAIKNNLNTRSI, from the exons atggCAACATACAAGCTGGCTGCAATCATCAGAAACCCTGAAAATAAACAGGAATTCGTAATTGTGAAACAAACACCGCCTCCTAAGTACAATGACAACGAATACGACTCGCATGTTGACTCTGACCTCTTTGACTTACCCTCAGCTACCTTATCCCCATTTTCATCGGAGGAATCAAATTCATCACCTCAATTTACACTTCAAGGTCAAGAATCGTGTTCACAGAAAATCGATTTAAACAAATTTGACCTTCATTCTTCTCTCACCCAG GTTTTGGAACAAGTTGGATTTGGATCAGTTAATGAGGTTGAGTGgaagttttttaagtttgtcgACGAACCTAATTTTGGACCTGGTTATCCCGTTGAGACTGTTTATGTTACAGGAGACCTTGTATCTAGTGTTGGGATTTTGAAAG ATCATTGTCAATGGAGTTGCAATGAAAGTTGTCTTGATTTGCTTCTTCATGTAAAGCCAAATGGGAATCGTGTCGGGCCTTTAGTTGTTGAGGGTTTATTCAAAGACTCAATAAAATCTGATTCATTGAAATTGCCCCCAACCTTGTCTTGCCAG GAGTACCCTCCTGGTGTAAACGTTATGCCTATGGGAAGCAGAACAGCAAAACCTTATCGTACGACAAATTTGATTGTATTTGCACCTGGGAATAATGATGTCAGTACCGAGAGTGGTGCTTTTGTTGCTCAGGGTGATGCCATGATAGTAGATCCGGGTTGTCGATCTGAGTTCAATACAGAG CTTGCAGAAATCATTGCTGCTTTACCACCTAAGTTAATTGTCTTTGTCACTCATCATCATCGGGATCATGTCGATG GTCTTTCCACTGTTCAGAAGAGCAATCCTGATGCTTGTCTATTAGTCCACAAAAACACCATGGGCCGCATTAGAAAAG AAGATTGGTCTAATGGTTATACGGAAGTTTCTGGAACAGAAGAGATTTGCATTGGTGGGGAGAGATTAAAAATTATTTCTGCTCCA GGGCATACAGATGGACATCTGGCATTGCTTCATGTTAGCACTAATTCCTTAATTGTTGGCGATCATTGTGTAGG ACAAGGAAGTGCGCTTTTGGATATCAATTCCGGTGGAAATATGAGT GATTATTTTCAAACCACTTACAAATTTATAGACCTTTCACCGAATGTTTTGATCTCCATGCACGGGAGGGTTAATCTGTGGCCAAAACACATGCTTTGTGGATATCTCAA GAACAGGAGAAATAGAGAAGATACCATATTAAAAGCCATTGAAGCAGGTTCAAATACGTTGTTTGACATCGTTGCATGTACATATGCTGATGTTGACCGTGCTCTTTGGGTTCATGCTGCATCTAATGTGAGACTTCATGTTGACCATCTTGCACATCAGAAGAAGTTGCCAAAG GAATTTTCTGTACAAAAGTTTCAGTCGACCTGCAAGGTGCATTTCATCTCTAGATGGATGTGGGCATGCTTCAGAAGTTCTGTCTGCCAAAGTAATATCAATTTAAGAACTGCTATGCTGATTGGTGCAGTAACAGCTTCAGGCATTGCTATGTGGTATGCTATCAAAAACAATCTTAATACTAGATCGATTTAA